One genomic segment of Verrucomicrobiota bacterium includes these proteins:
- a CDS encoding DUF169 domain-containing protein, whose protein sequence is MPTKEAIDRLRKQLRLETPLIAVYDAAPGEAFKPMVEAKGRACCFAYYTQWLDGQTVVFRKGGGGCPGGHRAFGLEKEYPEYMAGFLTTGEGVPPGSEMTGGEGLKATAELAQEFLDNAAPPEVSGDTVLIGPLRLDQWDDVMTVTFLVDPDRLAGVMTLAGFWSGRDVVRAPFSSGCGMMWRSVIEETWDPAVIGCTDLAMRRYVPAEILSLTVSPERFEQMLTFPDNAFLFKDWWNGLMESRGL, encoded by the coding sequence ATGCCGACCAAGGAAGCGATAGACCGCCTCAGAAAGCAGCTACGGCTCGAGACGCCGCTCATCGCCGTGTACGACGCGGCGCCGGGCGAGGCGTTCAAGCCGATGGTCGAGGCGAAGGGGCGCGCCTGCTGCTTCGCCTACTACACGCAGTGGCTCGACGGCCAGACGGTAGTGTTCAGGAAGGGCGGCGGGGGGTGTCCGGGCGGGCACCGCGCGTTCGGCCTCGAAAAGGAATACCCCGAGTACATGGCCGGCTTCCTCACCACGGGCGAGGGCGTGCCGCCGGGCTCGGAGATGACCGGCGGCGAGGGGCTGAAGGCGACCGCCGAGCTGGCGCAGGAGTTCCTCGACAACGCCGCGCCGCCCGAGGTCTCGGGCGACACCGTTCTCATCGGCCCGCTCAGGCTCGATCAGTGGGACGACGTAATGACCGTGACGTTTCTCGTCGATCCGGACCGGCTCGCGGGCGTCATGACGCTTGCAGGGTTCTGGTCGGGGCGCGATGTGGTCAGGGCGCCGTTCTCGTCCGGCTGCGGCATGATGTGGCGATCGGTCATCGAGGAGACGTGGGACCCGGCCGTCATCGGCTGCACCGACCTGGCCATGCGCCGCTACGTGCCGGCCGAGATCCTGTCGCTCACCGTCAGCCCCGAGCGCTTCGAGCAAATGCTCACCTTCCCCGACAACGCGTTCCTCTTCAAAGACTGGTGGAACGGGCTAATGGAAAGCCGTGGACTGTGA
- the mfd gene encoding transcription-repair coupling factor yields MRRLVEALERSPGVQRLIEVLAAGQSVSASGVWDTPKAFLIYLASRKIGAPVLSVSRGVREAEQLYDDLVNVAPARTMLLPAWETLPHEEFKPHPEIVGDRIRTMLALVEPPPDIGPPMILASVQSVLLKAVHPELLGAAVERLVSGEAAEMDTVLRRLVELGYERFEIVQEKGHCSVRGGILDLWPIHADLPVRVEFFGDEIASIRQFDPSSQRSTGPVRSVRIPPADELAFLKENAGELVSLLDYLPPNALVVLDDPGAMGTTYDEVFGDAPEKSPLLLDLDQFRDLVEDRLRLVLPELPILTAAEEALTVVESPFQTLPGLKGTTVVAVEETAQIEVFESIPGWLEGDAELFLVCNNTGELDRLKTLLDERGVSRSDAMQFVIGSLNSGFALPDANVIAVPDKDIFHRYKIRRGPRRFKGSAPIRDFTELEPGDYVVHVDNGIGRYFGVVTLPNQDPHKEYLGIEYSEKAKLYVPIAQANLVTKFIGADGHVPQLDTLGGARWLKVKRRTQRAIEDYASELLDLYAARAAKRGHVFAPDTEWQREFEDAFIYEETDDQIRAITDLKADLERPQPTDRLVCGDVGYGKTEVAIRAAFKAVMDQKQVAVLVPTTVLAQQHYHTFRDRMADYPVRVEMLSRFRKRAELTRTVEALARGDVDVVIGTHRLLSKDIEFKDLGLVVIDEEQRFGVKHKERLKHLRKLVDVVTMTATPIPRTLYMSLVGARDMSTINTPPHDRLPVKTILAEYNPDLVRTAIQRELNRGGQVFFLHNRIATIERVKEVLQELVPKATIMTAHGEMHEGELEMIMETFIAGRVDVLVCTTIIESGIDIPNANTIIIDRADRFGLADLYQLRGRVGRWKHQAYAYLLVPKSREILETARKRLRAVLEAQGYGAGFQIAMRDLEIRGAGNILGVEQHGHINAIGFHLYCSLLKRTIERLKGHDVPMPGEVTMRLGFDAAIPAWYVPEAAQRIDLYKRLGEIVSTEDLDEFTGELCDRFGTPPEETLALLDAVSLRVFAQGNGLERVEVNGDKLIVERRGRKLMVSNRFPRLERAGSRTVTAEIKTVLQKLLG; encoded by the coding sequence ATGCGGCGACTTGTTGAGGCCTTAGAGCGTTCGCCCGGCGTGCAGCGCCTGATCGAGGTGCTGGCGGCCGGTCAGAGTGTGTCTGCAAGCGGCGTGTGGGACACGCCGAAAGCCTTCCTTATCTACCTCGCGTCCAGGAAGATCGGTGCGCCAGTGCTGTCGGTGAGCCGCGGCGTGCGCGAGGCGGAGCAGCTCTACGACGACTTGGTCAACGTCGCGCCGGCGCGCACGATGCTGCTGCCCGCGTGGGAGACGCTGCCACACGAGGAGTTCAAGCCGCACCCGGAGATCGTCGGCGACCGCATCCGGACCATGCTCGCGCTTGTCGAACCCCCGCCCGACATCGGCCCGCCCATGATCCTGGCGAGCGTTCAGTCGGTGCTGCTCAAAGCCGTGCATCCGGAGCTGCTCGGCGCGGCCGTCGAGCGGCTCGTCTCAGGCGAGGCGGCCGAGATGGACACGGTGCTGCGGCGGCTCGTCGAGCTTGGGTACGAGCGCTTCGAGATAGTCCAGGAGAAGGGGCACTGCAGCGTGCGCGGCGGCATTCTGGACCTGTGGCCCATCCACGCCGACCTGCCGGTGCGCGTCGAGTTCTTCGGCGACGAGATCGCATCGATCCGCCAGTTCGATCCGTCCAGTCAGCGTTCGACGGGCCCCGTGCGCTCGGTTCGCATCCCGCCGGCCGACGAGCTGGCGTTCCTCAAGGAGAATGCCGGCGAGCTTGTGAGCCTTCTCGACTACCTGCCGCCGAACGCGCTCGTCGTGCTCGACGATCCGGGCGCGATGGGCACGACGTATGACGAGGTGTTCGGCGACGCGCCGGAGAAGTCGCCGCTGCTGCTCGACCTCGATCAGTTCCGCGACCTCGTCGAGGATCGGCTGCGCCTCGTGCTGCCCGAGCTTCCGATTCTGACGGCGGCCGAGGAGGCGCTGACAGTCGTCGAGTCGCCGTTCCAGACGTTGCCGGGGCTCAAGGGGACGACCGTCGTGGCCGTCGAGGAGACGGCACAGATCGAGGTGTTCGAGAGCATCCCGGGCTGGCTCGAGGGGGACGCCGAGCTTTTCCTCGTGTGCAACAACACGGGCGAGCTCGACCGCCTCAAAACGCTACTCGACGAGCGCGGCGTCTCGCGCAGCGACGCGATGCAGTTCGTCATCGGCTCGCTCAACTCGGGCTTCGCGCTGCCCGACGCGAACGTGATCGCGGTGCCGGACAAGGACATCTTCCACCGCTACAAGATCCGGCGCGGACCGAGACGGTTCAAGGGATCGGCGCCGATCCGCGACTTCACCGAACTCGAGCCAGGCGACTACGTCGTGCACGTTGACAACGGTATCGGGCGCTACTTCGGCGTCGTGACGCTGCCGAACCAGGACCCCCACAAGGAATACCTCGGCATCGAGTACTCCGAGAAGGCCAAGCTCTACGTCCCGATCGCCCAAGCGAACCTGGTGACAAAGTTCATCGGCGCCGACGGACACGTGCCGCAGCTCGACACGCTCGGCGGCGCGCGTTGGCTCAAGGTGAAGCGCCGCACGCAGCGCGCGATCGAGGATTACGCGTCCGAGCTGCTCGATCTCTACGCGGCACGCGCGGCCAAGCGGGGGCACGTGTTCGCGCCGGATACCGAGTGGCAGCGTGAGTTCGAGGATGCGTTCATCTATGAGGAGACCGACGACCAGATCAGGGCTATCACCGACCTGAAGGCCGACCTCGAACGCCCGCAACCGACCGACCGGCTCGTCTGCGGCGACGTCGGCTACGGCAAGACCGAGGTCGCCATCCGCGCCGCGTTCAAGGCTGTTATGGACCAGAAGCAGGTGGCGGTCCTCGTGCCGACCACGGTGCTGGCCCAGCAGCACTACCACACGTTCCGCGACCGCATGGCCGACTACCCGGTCCGTGTCGAGATGCTCAGCCGGTTCCGCAAGCGGGCCGAGCTGACCCGCACCGTCGAGGCGCTCGCCCGCGGCGACGTCGACGTCGTCATCGGCACGCACCGGCTGCTCTCGAAGGACATCGAGTTCAAGGACCTCGGCCTCGTGGTGATCGACGAGGAGCAGCGTTTCGGCGTCAAGCACAAGGAGCGGCTCAAGCACCTGCGCAAGCTCGTTGACGTGGTGACGATGACGGCGACGCCGATCCCTCGCACGCTGTACATGTCGCTCGTGGGCGCGCGCGACATGAGCACGATCAATACGCCGCCCCACGACCGGCTGCCGGTCAAGACGATCCTGGCCGAGTACAACCCGGACCTGGTGCGCACGGCTATCCAGCGCGAGCTCAACCGCGGGGGCCAGGTGTTCTTTCTCCACAACCGGATCGCCACGATCGAGCGGGTCAAAGAGGTGCTCCAGGAGCTCGTGCCGAAGGCGACGATCATGACAGCGCACGGCGAGATGCACGAGGGCGAGCTCGAGATGATCATGGAGACGTTCATCGCGGGGCGCGTCGACGTGCTGGTCTGCACGACGATCATCGAGTCGGGCATCGACATCCCGAACGCGAACACGATCATCATCGACCGGGCCGACCGATTCGGACTGGCCGACCTCTACCAGCTCCGAGGACGGGTCGGGCGCTGGAAGCACCAAGCGTACGCGTACCTGCTCGTGCCGAAGAGTCGCGAGATCCTCGAGACGGCCAGGAAGCGGCTGCGCGCCGTGCTCGAGGCGCAGGGCTACGGAGCGGGGTTCCAGATCGCCATGCGCGACCTCGAGATCCGCGGCGCGGGCAACATTCTGGGCGTCGAGCAGCACGGCCACATCAACGCGATCGGCTTCCACCTCTACTGCTCGCTGCTCAAGCGCACGATCGAGCGCCTCAAAGGCCATGACGTGCCGATGCCGGGCGAGGTGACAATGCGACTGGGCTTCGACGCGGCGATCCCGGCGTGGTACGTGCCCGAGGCGGCGCAGCGCATCGACCTGTACAAGCGGCTGGGGGAAATCGTCTCGACTGAGGACCTCGATGAGTTCACCGGCGAGCTGTGCGACCGCTTCGGTACGCCGCCCGAGGAAACGCTCGCGCTGCTCGACGCCGTATCCTTGCGCGTGTTTGCCCAGGGCAACGGGCTCGAGCGCGTCGAAGTGAACGGCGACAAGCTCATCGTCGAGCGGCGGGGCCGTAAGCTCATGGTCAGCAACCGCTTCCCGCGCCTCGAGCGCGCCGGGAGCCGCACCGTCACCGCCGAGATCAAAACCGTGTTGCAAAAGCTCCTGGGATAA
- a CDS encoding peptidyl-prolyl cis-trans isomerase, which produces MEQVRSKLSLLSAVFCAALIVLGWTAPTCADPPSDAPQKTGENTDTIADSGEANDPVADPIRTAGDPVMVDAVYLIVDTRVITFGEVFRKSEPIVQRILDANPNLSASDANKLRAQVFAEVADGMVTRALILKAAQEKGLNVDEARVGSQIKRILLAEGLTIEQYLEKYKMTYRGLFREVQDDILYAGFRQIEIAPRVNISPSEIGAYYEAHKDDEEFVSPAQVHAHEIVLMGSDLAKSRAKAEEALQLLRNGAAFDVVARKYSENPRVAQTGGDLGWITRNVIGAPKVNKALFEDLDVGVVSDIIQDDNRFLWIVMASGRREASRTPLHEAYAAIEARLRRIKLEEETRKYAFRLRKTTAIVDPNGVLR; this is translated from the coding sequence GTGGAGCAAGTACGATCCAAGTTGAGCCTGCTGTCTGCCGTGTTCTGTGCCGCGCTGATCGTGTTGGGCTGGACAGCGCCGACGTGCGCCGATCCCCCCTCCGACGCGCCGCAGAAGACGGGGGAGAACACAGACACGATCGCCGACAGCGGAGAGGCCAACGATCCTGTGGCTGATCCCATTCGCACCGCCGGCGATCCGGTCATGGTGGATGCGGTCTATCTGATAGTCGACACGCGCGTTATCACGTTTGGAGAGGTGTTCCGCAAGTCCGAGCCGATCGTTCAGCGCATCCTCGACGCGAACCCGAACCTGAGCGCATCCGACGCGAACAAGCTGCGCGCACAGGTTTTCGCGGAGGTCGCCGACGGGATGGTCACCCGGGCCCTCATCCTCAAGGCGGCTCAAGAGAAGGGTCTGAACGTCGACGAGGCACGCGTCGGCTCGCAGATCAAGCGTATCCTGCTCGCCGAGGGGCTGACAATCGAGCAGTACCTCGAGAAGTACAAGATGACCTACCGCGGGCTGTTCCGCGAGGTCCAAGACGACATCCTCTATGCCGGCTTCCGGCAGATCGAGATCGCGCCGCGCGTCAACATCTCGCCAAGCGAGATCGGCGCCTACTACGAGGCGCACAAGGACGACGAGGAGTTCGTCTCCCCCGCGCAAGTGCACGCGCACGAGATCGTGCTCATGGGCAGCGACCTCGCGAAGAGCCGGGCCAAGGCCGAGGAGGCGCTCCAGCTCCTGAGGAACGGCGCCGCATTCGACGTTGTCGCCAGGAAGTACTCGGAGAACCCACGGGTAGCTCAGACCGGCGGCGACCTTGGGTGGATCACGCGCAACGTGATCGGCGCGCCGAAGGTCAACAAAGCGCTGTTCGAGGACCTCGATGTCGGTGTGGTGAGCGACATCATCCAGGACGACAACAGGTTCCTCTGGATCGTCATGGCCAGCGGCCGGCGTGAAGCATCGAGGACGCCGCTCCACGAGGCGTACGCGGCGATCGAGGCGCGCCTGCGCCGCATCAAACTCGAGGAAGAGACGCGCAAGTACGCGTTCCGGCTGCGCAAGACGACGGCCATTGTCGACCCGAACGGGGTGCTCCGCTAA
- the pdxA gene encoding 4-hydroxythreonine-4-phosphate dehydrogenase PdxA: MPPRQLRIGITMGDAAGIGPEVVVRALAGGRVPRGARLVLYGSPAVFDAAARHAAVDQDFTAVNTIQTATAVMHGMPCINPTRLKRAGAGMGRVEATLARAAMDCVSAAVADALAGELDAVVTAPINKLGLRRAGYAASGHTDFIAAEVGAACGGRTPNVAMLFVGGGLRVALVTIHEPLSNAIKLVTTRRVFTTIGLMRESLERDFGIASPRIGVCGLNPHAGESGLMGNEEGRRIVPAIRMARACGLDVQGPLPADTLIARHHAGEFDGVVAMYHDQGLIAVKLLAFHSGVNVTLGLPFVRTSPDHGTAYDIAPKFAANPGSMEAAIRLAARLARQRSRRTRGRRTRPC, translated from the coding sequence ATGCCCCCCCGCCAACTGCGAATCGGTATCACCATGGGCGACGCGGCCGGCATCGGCCCCGAGGTTGTCGTGCGCGCGCTCGCCGGTGGGCGTGTTCCCCGCGGCGCCCGCCTCGTGCTCTACGGTTCGCCGGCAGTGTTTGACGCGGCCGCGCGACACGCCGCCGTCGATCAGGACTTCACCGCCGTCAACACGATTCAGACCGCCACGGCCGTGATGCACGGCATGCCGTGCATCAACCCGACACGGCTTAAGCGTGCTGGGGCCGGGATGGGCCGTGTCGAGGCGACGTTGGCGCGCGCGGCCATGGACTGCGTGAGCGCGGCAGTGGCCGACGCGCTGGCGGGCGAGCTCGACGCCGTCGTCACCGCACCGATCAACAAGCTCGGCCTGCGCCGCGCGGGGTACGCGGCGTCGGGCCACACGGACTTCATCGCCGCGGAGGTCGGCGCGGCGTGCGGCGGCCGAACGCCCAACGTGGCCATGCTGTTTGTCGGCGGCGGCCTCCGCGTCGCGCTCGTGACGATCCACGAGCCGCTCAGCAACGCGATCAAGCTGGTCACCACGCGGCGCGTGTTCACAACGATCGGTCTGATGCGCGAGTCGCTCGAACGCGACTTCGGCATCGCATCGCCGCGCATCGGCGTGTGCGGCCTCAATCCACATGCCGGCGAGAGCGGGCTCATGGGCAACGAAGAGGGGCGGCGCATCGTCCCTGCGATCCGCATGGCGCGCGCATGCGGCCTCGACGTGCAGGGCCCACTGCCGGCTGACACGCTCATCGCCCGCCACCATGCGGGGGAGTTCGACGGCGTCGTGGCCATGTACCATGACCAGGGACTCATTGCCGTGAAGCTGCTTGCCTTCCACAGCGGCGTGAACGTCACCCTTGGCCTCCCGTTCGTGCGCACGTCGCCCGACCACGGCACGGCGTACGACATCGCGCCGAAGTTCGCCGCGAACCCGGGAAGCATGGAGGCCGCCATCCGGCTTGCGGCGCGCCTTGCGCGCCAGCGCTCACGCCGGACGCGCGGGCGGAGGACGCGCCCGTGCTGA